The Lasioglossum baleicum chromosome 12, iyLasBale1, whole genome shotgun sequence genome includes a region encoding these proteins:
- the LOC143214510 gene encoding ubiquitin-protein ligase E3C has product MSKPAMLLRKHKFMMYSFEGDYRRKPQQNLAGASRRDDRAEKSLLLQHAQLERLKREQQRRRHYAALKIQAFVCGFIVRKRTKIIVRKEFDELQQITGLRNLNLEDLIVYFRKILFFYDYTLDSGRLIWMFQHFLMHEQEIKQKCVNCPEWLWRLRWMLRMCMQHNSEALIDGASSLAIPLRALETFTSRDDTEKTLGEHSYKYLEIIFVYLIKHKYFDRLRKLIDEKVPPMLEPSAIPPTPLSKCLVDMIKRPLDLIGYLDQKDDFSELVLKELCRSVFSLKLSDPIRMFIIPSLAEYKEFPYDQLIDCINRVQIECTTSLFYSILSLESNRLSTYKSKDVLINYLQVLAAMSSMIVPLAAEENIDQADDSDRESNASMIDEEQADILHQCLEMLNEQHRVQEILSAVDRTKDPTVLQPLCQLCHHLLISNKLAIHKYKLLYMLAFKPVFLKNLWTALLSVCQVSLFGGATPLLQIMSRGLGLSSEDTKKIVPLLVVFCSLFSLLIATLHDTEFFIETTTRTPTSEQALDTNGQQTMPFTISELVALSSHLKGVCLGLVELAFPDSKPTVRNDYKDAVLGSSCPIQTQQDTKIWTHLFKVTVGLLRQLYTRDLRQQFCPEGHWFASNILIPIDKPQNFTFHRRRLREYVPFQGLRVFTREDLEEGPPLSSREVRTLTLLREIPFVVPFNDRVIVFQSLIYRDKSEQQGEMTHFLQGPSITISVRRNYLYEDAFQKLSPEKEAELRLKMRVQLVNSAGLEEAGVDGGGLFREFLSELLKTCFDPNRGFFRLTKDNMLYPNPTVQSLVDDFPKHYYFIGRILGKALYENLLVELPFAEFFLSKIVGRQSDVDVHHLASLDPVMYRNLLYLKSYKGDVADLGLDFTILSDELGERRVDELKPSGANIPVTNHNRIEYIHLIADYKLNKQIRAQCYAFKQGIGNVVPMDWVQMFSNKELQVLISGAQIPVDVNDLKQHTNYTGGYAPDHPTITVFWKVVNEFNDQQKRLLLKFVTSCSRPPLLGFKELDPPFCIQQAGSVDHLPTSSTCMNLLKLPEFPDEKTLREKLLYAIQAGAGFELS; this is encoded by the exons ATGAGTAAACCTGCTATGTTATTGAGGAAACATAAATTCATGATGTACAGTTTCGAAGGAGATTACAGACGTAAACCACAACAAAATTTAGCCGGTGCGAGCAGGAGAGATGATAGAGCGGAAAAGTCACTGCTATTGCAACATGCCCAATTGGAGCGTTTAAAACGGGAGCAGCAGCGCAGAAGACACTATGCAGCCTTGAAAATTCAAGCGTTCGTTTGCGGTTTTATCGTTCGGAAACGCACGAAAATAATCGTGAGAAAAGAATTCGATGAGCTGCAACAAATCACTGGTCTTAGAAATTTAAATTTGGAGGACTTGATAGTGTATTTTCGAAAGATATTATTCTTTTACGATTACACTTTGGACAGCGGTAGGCTGATTTGGATGTTCCAACATTTTTTAATGCACGAACAAGAGATCAAACAAAAGTGTGTAAACTGTCCCGAATGGTTATGGAGATTGAG ATGGATGCTTCGTATGTGTATGCAACACAATTCGGAAGCCCTAATAGATGGAGCCAGTTCACTGGCGATACCGTTAAGGGCTTTAGAAACATTTACTAGTCGTGACGATACAGAAAAGACGTTAGGAGAACACagttataaatatttagaaaTAATCTTTGTATATTTGATAAAACATAAATACTTTGATCGATTAAGGAAGTTGATAGACGAGAAAGTTCCACCTATGTTAGAGCCGAGCGCTATCCCACCAACTCCGCTCTCAAAGTGTTTAGTGGACATGATAAAACGACCATTGGACTTGATCGGCTATCTAGATCAAAAGGATGATTTCTCCGAGCTCGTCTTAAAGGAACTCTGTAGAAGCGTTTTCTCGCTGAAACTGTCTGATCCAATTCGAATGTTTATTATTCCATCGCTAGCCGAATACAAAGAATTTCCATATGATCAACTGATCGACTGCATCAATAGAGTCCAAATAGAGTGTACAACgagtttattttattccattttatcGTTAGAATCGAATCGTTTGT CAACATACAAATCGAAGGACGTCCTAATTAATTATCTGCAAGTTCTTGCCGCGATGAGTTCGATGATCGTTCCGTTGGCCGCCGAGGAGAACATAGATCAAGCAGATGATTCGGACAGGGAATCGAACGCTAGCATGATCGACGAGGAGCAGGCCGACATTCTACACCAGTGCCTGGAGATGCTGAACGAGCAGCACCGCGTTCAGGAGATACTGTCGGCAGTGGATCGGACCAAAGATCCGACGGTGTTGCAACCACTGTGCCAACTATGCCATCATTTGCTAATCTCCAACAAACTAGCCATACATAAGTATAAATTGTTGTACATGCTCGCATTCAAGCCTGTATTCCTCAAAAACTTATGGACCGCTCTGTTATCGGTTTGTCAAGTGTCGTTGTTTGGCGGAGCGACACCGTTGCTGCAGATCATGTCGCGAGGCCTCGGCCTCTCCAGCGAGGATACGAAAAAGATCGTCCCGCTTCTGGTCGTGTTTTGTTCGTTGTTTAGCTTACTGATCGCCACGTTACACGATACAGAGTTTTTCATTGAAACGACTACGAGGACGCCGACGAGCGAGCAAGCGTTGGATACAAACGGACAGCAGACGATGCCATTCACGATTTCCGAGCTCGTGGCGCTGTCCAGCCATTTGAAAGGTGTTTGCCTGGGCCTGGTAGAGCTAGCGTTCCCCGACAGTAAACCGACCGTGCGAAACGACTATAAGGACGCGGTTCTCGGGTCATCTTGTCCGATACAGACCCAGCAGGACACCAAGATCTGGACGCATCTGTTCAAGGTGACCGTCGGTCTGCTTCGCCAGCTGTACACAAGAGACCTGAGACAGCAATTCTGTCCGGAAGGCCACTGGTTCGCCTCGAATATCTTGATACCCATCGACAAGCCGCAGAATTTTACGTTCCATAGACGTCGGCTGCGGGAATACGTACCGTTCCAAGGGCTCCGGGTGTTCACCAGAGAGGACTTGGAGGAGGGTCCGCCATTGTCTTCGAGAGAGGTTCGAACGTTGACGTTGCTCCGCGAGATACCGTTCGTCGTGCCGTTCAACGACCGTGTGATAGTGTTTCAGTCGTTAATTTACCGGGACAAGTCCGAGCAACAAGGCGAAATGACACACTTTCTGCAAGGGCCGTCAATCACAATATCTGTACGGAGGAACTATCTCTACGAGGATGCGTTCCAAAAGTTGTCCCCGGAGAAGGAGGCGGAGCTGCGGTTGAAAATGCGCGTGCAGTTGGTCAATTCCGCGGGATTGGAGGAGGCTGGCGTAGACGGCGGCGGTCTGTTCAGGGAGTTTCTGTCGGAACTGTTAAAAACCTGTTTCGACCCGAACCGGGGCTTTTTCAGGCTCACCAAGGACAACATGTTGTACCCGAATCCGACGGTGCAATCATTGGTTGACGATTTCCCGAAGCATTATTATTTCATCGGCAGGATACTCGGCAAGGCTCTGTACGAGAATCTGTTGGTAGAGCTTCCGTTCGCGGAGTTCTTCCTGTCGAAGATCGTCGGCCGTCAGTCGGACGTCGATGTCCATCACTTAGCCTCGTTGGATCCCGTTATGTATAGGAACCTGTTGTATCTGAAGAGTTACAAGGGTGACGTCGCGGATCTCGGCTTGGATTTCACGATACTGTCGGACGAACTTGGCGAACGACGAGTCGACGAGCTGAAACCGAGCGGTGCTAATATACCGGTGACCAATCACAACCGCATTGAGTACATTCATTTGATAGCCGACTACAAGCTGAACAAACAGATTCGCGCGCAATGCTATGCGTTCAAGCAGGGCATCGGCAACGTAGTCCCGATGGACTGGGTTCAGATGTTCAGCAATAAGGAGTTGCAAGTTCTGATATCCGGCGCCCAGATACCAGTCGACGTGAACGACTTGAAGCAGCACACCAACTACACAGGAGGCTACGCTCCTGATCATCCTACCATCACCGTATTCTGGAAGGTCGTCAACGAGTTCAACGACCAACAGAAGAGGTTGTTGCTCAAGTTCGTTACCAGCTGCAGCCGACCACCTCTACTTGGATTCAAA GAACTCGACCCGCCATTTTGCATTCAACAAGCCGGCAGTGTAGATCACTTGCCGACTTCCAGTACCTGTATGAATTTGCTGAAGCTCCCAGAGTTTCCGGACGAGAAGACTCTACGCGAGAAACTTTTGTACGCTATACAAGCCGGCGCAGGCTTTGAACTGAGTTAA
- the LOC143214038 gene encoding calcineurin subunit B type 2 has protein sequence MGNESSLPMELCSNFDVDEIRRLGKRFRKLDLDNSGALSIDEFMSLPELQQNPLVQRVIDIFDADGNGEVDFKEFIHGVSQFSVKGDKESKLKFAFRIYDMDNDGFISNGELYQVLKMMVGNNLKDTQLQQIVDKTILFADKDEDGKISFEEFCSIVGNTDIHKKMVVDV, from the exons ATG GGTAACGAAAGTTCATTGCCTATGGAATTATGTTCGAATT TTGATGTCGATGAAATTAGAAGATTGGGAAAACGGTTTAGAAAGTTAGATTTGGATAATAGCGGTGCCTTGAGCATCGATGAATTCATGTCATTGCCAGAATTGCAACAAAATCCTTTAGTTCAACGTGTCATCGATATATTCGATGCAGATGGTAATGGAGAAGTGGATTTTAAAGAATTTATCCATGGTGTTTCTCAATTCAGTGTCAAG GGTGATAAAGAGAGCAAGTTAAAATTTGCTTTTAGAATTTATGATATGGATAACGATGGTTTCATAAGCAATGGAGAATTATATCAAGTATTGAAAATGATGGTAGGCAATAATTTAAAAGACACACAACTTCAGCAAATAGTTGATAAAACAATATTGTTTGCTGATAAAGACGAAGATGGTAAAATCAGTTTCGAAGAATTCTGTTCT ATTGTTGGTAATACAGATATTCATAAGAAGATGGTGGTTGATGTTTAA
- the LOC143214029 gene encoding uncharacterized protein LOC143214029, producing the protein MENLEEVLQALDEFQKMRPSEIPRELEDYLGWVAKTGDPVYQWPLIKTLFREKLTRVMTDFYESCPTLELAPCPNVEHFNYDTMKSNLLERLESFANAPFTVQRICELLTAPRKEYNRVDKFMRAIEKNILVVSTREPGSIARRNENGDGMVNGSVDEDTSGTQPPQDVEMEYWEKDCPSTVTINVYSVDNESPMLQTVVPTTTVTKTVFGAEEVSQEKADSISSKADVTTPNFVPTTSEFSAVSNLTSQTQTQEPQIGPAIQNLSSIVSENSGISNDIPEGIMNEDTSSQPSLDLENEEGDGTESTRKLQTTFQPKDFGSSENKSSKFYLDNSKVNEKTKVGSIQVHVQEEANKTNNVSVKSDIESKEQLNTKELISPVVDNLLHTSDMNFKETVKSDSDTDNTETTVDAPDTNTEEKETQPSDNTNTADMSIESNSNKVIGNLHLSTDETISVETSFVRTPEEDSSVDTENTKDQNRKVELIEELKPVVEESCSKDDTKENFSENQGGDQEEKETLTITEAIEDESRVIKSIVPEPIPIIEEPKDPEPVAVKEEDSTPIVELLEEPLDQNTAGVCQSECKEKMSIESSDIMELQGNNIGTIVSKVEDSDTIMETVTNKKEQDTTEMMDVDDEETSSMFQQEDEPMEQETAHLSQS; encoded by the coding sequence ATGGAAAATTTGGAGGAGGTGTTGCAGGCGCTCGACGAGTTTCAGAAAATGCGCCCGAGCGAGATACCTCGGGAGTTAGAGGACTATTTGGGTTGGGTCGCGAAAACCGGCGACCCCGTGTATCAGTGGCCTCTGATCAAAACATTGTTCCGGGAGAAGCTCACGCGCGTGATGACCGACTTTTATGAGAGCTGTCCAACCCTGGAGCTCGCGCCTTGTCCGAATGTTGAACATTTCAACTATGACACTATGAAAAGCAATCTTTTGGAACGTTTAGAGTCCTTCGCGAACGCGCCGTTCACCGTTCAACGAATCTGCGAGCTTCTGACAGCACCACGCAAGGAGTACAACAGGGTCGACAAATTCATGCGAGCCATAGAGAAAAATATATTGGTTGTTTCCACTAGAGAGCCTGGCTCGATCGCTAGGAGAAACGAAAATGGAGACGGTATGGTAAATGGATCTGTGGACGAGGATACTTCGGGTACGCAACCCCCACAGGACGTAGAAATGGAGTATTGGGAAAAGGACTGCCCCTCCACCGTAACCATTAATGTGTACAGCGTCGATAACGAATCACCCATGTTACAAACTGTTGTGCCGACCACCACTGTCACAAAAACTGTATTTGGTGCAGAAGAAGTTTCTCAGGAGAAAGCCGACTCGATTTCCTCTAAAGCCGATGTTACAACACCCAATTTTGTACCGACCACATCTGAATTTTCTGCTGTTTCGAACTTAACGTCCCAGACACAGACTCAAGAGCCGCAAATAGGACCCGCTATACAAAATTTGTCGTCTATAGTTTCTGAAAATTCTGGAATATCGAACGACATTCCGGAAGGTATAATGAACGAGGACACTAGTTCTCAACCTAGTTTAGATTTGGAGAATGAAGAAGGGGATGGTACAGAGTCGACGAGAAAATTGCAAACCACTTTCCAACCGAAAGACTTTGGCTCTAGTGAAAATAAATCATCCAAGTTCTATTTAGATAACTCTAAGGTAAATGAGAAAACGAAAGTAGGGTCAATACAGGTGCACGTACAAGAAGAAGCAAATAAAACTAATAATGTGTCGGTTAAGTCCGATATAGAGTCCAAAGAGCAGTTGAATACTAAAGAGCTAATCAGTCCAGTAGTCGATAATCTTTTACATACTTCCGATATGAATTTCAAAGAAACTGTAAAGTCTGATAGCGACACAGATAATACAGAAACAACTGTAGACGCACCTGATACAAATACAGAAGAGAAAGAGACTCAGCCTTCGGATAATACTAACACAGCAGATATGTCTATAGAAAGCAATTCGAATAAAGTTATTGGTAATTTACATTTATCCACTGACGAAACGATTTCAGTCGAAACTTCATTTGTAAGAACACCGGAAGAGGATTCGTCTGTAGACACAGAGAATACAAAAGATCAAAATAGAAAAGTAGAATTAATTGAAGAATTAAAACCTGTTGTGGAGGAGTCGTGTTCTAAAGACGATACAAAGGAAAATTTCAGTGAAAACCAGGGAGGAGACCAAGAAGAAAAGGAGACTTTGACCATAACAGAAGCTATAGAAGACGAGTCCAGAGTAATTAAATCTATAGTACCTGAACCAATTCCTATCATAGAAGAACCAAAAGATCCAGAACCAGTTGCTGTCAAAGAGGAAGATTCTACTCCCATCGTTGAACTGTTAGAAGAACCTTTGGATCAGAACACTGCAGGTGTGTGTCAATCCGAATGCAAAGAGAAGATGTCCATTGAAAGCAGCGATATAATGGAACTACAAGGTAATAATATAGGTACTATTGTGTCCAAAGTAGAAGACAGTGACACGATAATGGAAACTGTTACAAATAAAAAAGAGCAAGACACAACAGAAATGATGGATGTAGATGACGAAGAAACATCCTCGATGTTCCAACAAGAAGACGAACCAATGGAACAAGAAACAGCTCATTTGTCACAAAGTTAA